The Labilibaculum sp. sequence AAACGACTTTGTTGCCATAAATACTCTTATACAAATTCCGTTCAATCTTGTATATTTTTCTCAGACCATCAGAGAAAGGTTTCCATAGAAAGGTTTTTTCATTCTTTTCAACCAGCACAATTGTCTTACTGCCTGTTTTATCTCTGTAATCGTGAATCTTATCAACGGTATAATAAGGGAACAATGCATTGTTCCTGTCTTTTCTTCCTGCCGACAAAGAACCATTGCTCGATATGAACATCCAGTGATCGGAATCACTGACTATACTCATAAAGAAGTCTGACATTTGATCAGAATTGCTGATCTTGTAAAACTTTTCATTATGTAGTTCTACGAATTCCCCCTCAACGTCAGCCTTACTGCAATTCAAACTCGTGTCTCCCAAATAAATGCTATTCTTCTTCATTTTAAATTTAATTGATTCTACTTCAATTACTTTTTATAGTAAAAACTTATACTTTTTTATATTTTAAAGCTCACAATCGAATTCTTCCGATGGAAGCATTCATTATTCTTTTACAAGGATCAGTTCCAACTCCTCCAAAGATTTTCCTTTGGTTTCGGGCAACATGAAAAAAACAAATACAAGTCCTATCGCACCAAAAATTCCATAAATCAGAAATGTTGTGGCATTGCCGAAATTTATCTGCTCCCAAGGGAAGACCAACTGAACCAAAAAACTGATTCCCGAGTTTATTAAACCAACAAATGAAATGGCTAATCCCCGAACCCGATTCGGAAATAATTCTGAAAACAAAACCCACATAACCGGTCCCAATGAAATAGCAAAAGAGGCCACAAAACCAAGGATACCAATTAAAACCAACCATGGATTGATACTAATTGCTTTGGAGATAAAATCGGTTTGGTGTTCTTTAAAAGTTTGTTCGCCAACACAAGCTTTTAGAGCTTTATTAAATTCTACATCGCTATTATACAGAACATTCTGCATGGATGTAATATCCTCTGAACCGGCAATTAATGAGCATTCTTGAATACTTTTTTCGGTCAATTGATAAGTTGCCTGCCCAAATCCTGCAGACAGGATAAACATCGAAATTGCAATGCCAGTTAATCCGAAAATCAAAAGTGGCTTTCGTCCAACGCGGTCGACCAACCATATTGCAAAAAGCGTAAATACCAAATTGATCAGGCCAACTAAAATGGCCTGAGAAAACGAAGCATCGGTACCAATACCCGTTTGTTCAAAAATCATAGGAGCATAAAAAAATACGGAATTGATACCGGTAATTTGTTGCGTAACTGCAATCACAATACCAATGAGCAATACCAATTTCATGGATGGCTGAAACAACTCTCTAAAGGATACTTTTTCCTTTTGCGGTGATGATTTAATACTATGGGTAATGGATTTTAGCTGAATTTCTGCTTCTTCTGTTCCCAAAGATCTCTCCATAACCAGTAAGGCTTCATCATCCAATCCATTCATGGCCAACCATCTTGGACTGCGGGGAACGAAGAATAGAAATACAAAATAAATGATTGCAGGCAAGGCTTCCAAACCTAACATCCAACGCCAATTGAAAGTACTAAACTGTAAGAATTCAGCCCAGCCAGCATCTGATTTTCCCAATTGTAAAATCAGGTAATTCGTAAAAAAGGCAACAGATATGCCCAGTACAATATTCAGTTGATTAAAAGAAACCATAGTTCCCCTTAATTTAGGCGGAGCAATTTCGGCAATGTAAACCGGTGCAATGATTAAAGAAGCTCCAACACCAAAACCGCCAAGCATTCGTGCCATTACCAAAAACAAAAAATTAGGTGCAAATGCCGATCCCAGCGCAGAAATAAAATAGAGAACAGCTGCATATTTAAGAATCGTTCTTCTTCCGAACTTATCACTTAACGGACCTGCCAATAACATAGCTAAAGTTGCTGTAAGAGTTAAACAGCTAACCGACCATCCCAATTCAATTTTCGTTAAATTAAATTGAGGTTCAATAAATTTCACAACACCTGATATAACAGAGGCGTCAAATCCCATTAGAAAGCCACCTAATGCAACTATGAGTGAAACAAAAACGGTATATTTTAAATTCATAAAGTCTGTTCTCAATTAGATTTCCAAAACAAAAGCGATTATTTTTTCTGAAAGATCCTCACATAATCAACCTGCATAGTTTGAGGAAATGCTTCAGCATCTATTCCTTCCACACTACCCCAGGCTCCACCTACAGCAACATTTAATATCAGGTAGAAAGGTTTTACATAAGGCCATTTAGATTCGCCTAAACCTTCGTTTTTGTATTCAAAATAAAGTTGATCGTCTACATAGGCTCTCATAACTTCAGGTGTCCACTCCCAGATGTAGGAATGAAATTTTTCAGCTACATCAGATATATGTATTGTATCAGTTTGTTGTGTGTTAATTTGCCATTGGTAATCTTTAGAGTGAGCCGAAGCATGAATCACCCCTAAATTATGCCCAACATGCTCCATGATGTCGATTTCGCCAATATTTGGCCAATTTCCATCTTTAAAAGTCCAGTCTGCCGGCATCATCCATATGGCAGACCAAGTACCTCTTCCCTTGGGAAGCTTGGCATTCACCTCAATTTTTCCGCACAACCAATTTGCTTTTGAATTTAAACGGGCAGATGTATACTCCTTGCCTTCGTATTGCTCTTTTAAGGCATTGATGCTGAGAACACCATCTTTAACCCAGGCATTTTCTTTTTTTGCAATTGTATAATGTTGAGCTTCATTATTTCCCCAACCTTCCGAATTCCCAACTGTATCGTAAATCCACTTTGTTGAATCAGGTAAACCGGTATAATCAAATTCATCGCTCCAGACCAACTGATAGTTGTCAGCATCTCCTGCAATTTTTGCAGAGCTTTCTGATTTCTTCCAATTGCAGGAAGACAGCAGAAATATTGTTCCCAATAATAGGATGGTATTTTTAAGTGGCATATTGTGTGTTTTATATAATTCTTCGTTTACTGGTATACCCGAACGTAATCAACCTCCATGCTTTGAGGGAAAATTGAATTGTCGACTCCCTGAGCACCTCCCCAGTTTCCACCTACAGCTACATTTAATATGAAGAATTGAGCTTCGTTAAATGGCCAATTAGCTGCCGTTTTAGCAGATGGTGCATAGGTATGAGTGATATGATCAGGAGTGTCGATGTAAAATACCATCTCTGTTTCATCCCATAATAAACCATAAATGTGGAATTCTTCTTCGGCGGTTGATAGAGATACACTACTACCATCACCATTAGAACCTGAACCGGCAGTTGTATGAACTGTTGCATGAACTATATCAGGTTGATAACCTACATATTCCATAATATCAATTTCTCCGCATGCAGGCCATCCAGCTGTGTTGATATTGCTTCCCAGCATCCATATGGCAGGCCATATTCCTGTGCCGGAAGGTAATTTGGCGCGAATTTCATATCTTCCAAATGTAAATTCTTTTTTGCCTTTTGAGATCATGCGTGCGGAGGTGTACGAACCGGCAGCTTTATCATCATTCACTTTACGTGCCGTGATGATCAGCTTGCCATCCACAACTTCGGCATTATCCCCATTGGTGTAATTTTGTAATTCGTTGTTGCCCCATCCACCTGAGCCGGTTTCGAAGGTCCAATAATCTGTATTTACCGCAGATCCATCAAATTCATCAGACCATACCAATGTCATATTATTCAAATAGTCCGGATCGTCTTGAGCGATACTTATCTGTTTTGTCAGAACTTTTTCAAAATCATCTTTATAAACATGTAATTCCACATCATAAATACCTGCCTTTGAAAAATATATTTCAGTTTCATCGATATTATCTCCAGTGATCTCATTGTGATTGTATGTCCATGAAATACGATCATAATCGCCCTTGGTTGTATTATTTAGTGTGACAAAATTTGGCTTCGTACTATTTATTAGATAAGTAAAATCAGCAACAAAAACATCATTTGCAATACTAACAGTCTTACTTGCACTCTTATTATTCGACAGCTCATTATCCAGCCCCCAAAGAGTCAGCTTCGCATTGTAATCTCCTTTTTCGGAGTAGAAAACGGTATAATCTTTTGTATTTGCACGTTCCTTTTCAGAAACCTCTCCATTTCCAAAATCCCACTGCATAAAAAGATACGCTCCTGTACTTGTATTTGAAAACACGATTTTATTTGCATCATTCGCATCTTCACTAAAAGTGAAATCGGGAGTATAGGTTTCTTCATCATCATTTTTACTGCAGGACAGTAATGCAGACACAAATAGTATAGACAGGAATATCTTAACATGTGTAAGTGAACGTAATATTTTCATAGGGACAATTTGTACAGAAAAGTGAGTTTATAATTTTGCCGGAGCAACAAAAGTGCTCCGGCATTATTTAATTAGGGTAATAATTTAAAATCGTCGATATAAAATAGTCC is a genomic window containing:
- a CDS encoding glycoside hydrolase family 16 protein, whose protein sequence is MPLKNTILLLGTIFLLSSCNWKKSESSAKIAGDADNYQLVWSDEFDYTGLPDSTKWIYDTVGNSEGWGNNEAQHYTIAKKENAWVKDGVLSINALKEQYEGKEYTSARLNSKANWLCGKIEVNAKLPKGRGTWSAIWMMPADWTFKDGNWPNIGEIDIMEHVGHNLGVIHASAHSKDYQWQINTQQTDTIHISDVAEKFHSYIWEWTPEVMRAYVDDQLYFEYKNEGLGESKWPYVKPFYLILNVAVGGAWGSVEGIDAEAFPQTMQVDYVRIFQKK
- a CDS encoding family 16 glycosylhydrolase, whose product is MKILRSLTHVKIFLSILFVSALLSCSKNDDEETYTPDFTFSEDANDANKIVFSNTSTGAYLFMQWDFGNGEVSEKERANTKDYTVFYSEKGDYNAKLTLWGLDNELSNNKSASKTVSIANDVFVADFTYLINSTKPNFVTLNNTTKGDYDRISWTYNHNEITGDNIDETEIYFSKAGIYDVELHVYKDDFEKVLTKQISIAQDDPDYLNNMTLVWSDEFDGSAVNTDYWTFETGSGGWGNNELQNYTNGDNAEVVDGKLIITARKVNDDKAAGSYTSARMISKGKKEFTFGRYEIRAKLPSGTGIWPAIWMLGSNINTAGWPACGEIDIMEYVGYQPDIVHATVHTTAGSGSNGDGSSVSLSTAEEEFHIYGLLWDETEMVFYIDTPDHITHTYAPSAKTAANWPFNEAQFFILNVAVGGNWGGAQGVDNSIFPQSMEVDYVRVYQ
- a CDS encoding sugar porter family MFS transporter, producing MNLKYTVFVSLIVALGGFLMGFDASVISGVVKFIEPQFNLTKIELGWSVSCLTLTATLAMLLAGPLSDKFGRRTILKYAAVLYFISALGSAFAPNFLFLVMARMLGGFGVGASLIIAPVYIAEIAPPKLRGTMVSFNQLNIVLGISVAFFTNYLILQLGKSDAGWAEFLQFSTFNWRWMLGLEALPAIIYFVFLFFVPRSPRWLAMNGLDDEALLVMERSLGTEEAEIQLKSITHSIKSSPQKEKVSFRELFQPSMKLVLLIGIVIAVTQQITGINSVFFYAPMIFEQTGIGTDASFSQAILVGLINLVFTLFAIWLVDRVGRKPLLIFGLTGIAISMFILSAGFGQATYQLTEKSIQECSLIAGSEDITSMQNVLYNSDVEFNKALKACVGEQTFKEHQTDFISKAISINPWLVLIGILGFVASFAISLGPVMWVLFSELFPNRVRGLAISFVGLINSGISFLVQLVFPWEQINFGNATTFLIYGIFGAIGLVFVFFMLPETKGKSLEELELILVKE